A genome region from Euphorbia lathyris chromosome 4, ddEupLath1.1, whole genome shotgun sequence includes the following:
- the LOC136227959 gene encoding small ribosomal subunit protein uS10z/uS10x, with translation MAAAYGAMKPVKAGLEEPQDQIHKIRITLSSKNVKNLEKVCADLVRGAKEKKLRVKGPVRIPTKVLNITTRKSPCGEGTNTWDRFELRVHKRVIDLFSSPEVVKQITSITIEPGVEVEVTIADS, from the exons ATGGCAGCAGCTTACGGTGCAATGAAGCCGGTAAAGGCTGGTCTGGAGGAGCCCCAGGACCAGATTCACAAAATCAGGATCACTCTCTCATCAAAAAATGTCAAAAACCTCGAAAAAG TATGTGCTGATTTGGTTCGTGGTGCCAAGGAAAAGAAATTGAGAGTCAAGGGACCCGTGAGAATCCCTACCAAGGTTCTTAACATTACCACCAGGAAATCCCCTTGTGGTGAAG GAACCAACACATGGGACAGATTTGAGCTCCGGGTCCACAAGCGTGTTATTGACCTTTTCAGCTCACCAGAGGTGGTCAAGCAGATCACTTCAATTACTATTGAACCTGGTGTTGAGGTCGAGGTTACAATAGCAGACTCATGA